In Arcobacter ellisii, a genomic segment contains:
- a CDS encoding peptidoglycan recognition protein family protein — MKNILIIISFVLTLNAIEIKQLPLDFGETRVELTRQYIKNSYGIEVLDINIIPKIIVIHHTAMDDLKESYERFKPEILTSDRKYIKKAGNLNVSAQFLVDFDGTIYSTMPETYMARHVIGLNLSSIGIENIGGNKKPLTKAQLESNIKLVRYLKEKYKTIEYLIGHYEYTKFENHPLFLEKDKNYRTIKHDPDENFMESLRANFPDLKSF, encoded by the coding sequence ATGAAAAATATATTAATAATAATTAGTTTTGTTCTAACTTTAAATGCAATAGAAATCAAGCAATTACCACTTGATTTTGGTGAAACAAGAGTTGAACTTACACGACAGTATATAAAAAACTCTTACGGTATAGAGGTTTTGGATATAAATATAATTCCAAAAATAATTGTAATTCATCATACAGCAATGGATGATTTAAAAGAGTCTTATGAAAGATTTAAACCTGAAATTTTAACAAGTGATAGAAAATATATAAAAAAAGCAGGAAATCTAAATGTTTCAGCCCAATTTTTAGTAGATTTTGATGGAACAATTTATTCAACTATGCCTGAAACTTATATGGCAAGACATGTAATAGGTTTAAATCTTTCAAGTATTGGAATTGAAAATATTGGGGGAAATAAAAAACCTTTAACAAAAGCTCAACTTGAATCGAATATAAAACTTGTAAGATATTTAAAAGAAAAATATAAAACAATAGAGTATTTAATTGGTCATTATGAATATACAAAATTTGAAAATCATCCTCTTTTTTTAGAAAAAGATAAAAATTACAGAACAATAAAACACGACCCAGATGAGAATTTTATGGAAAGTTTAAGAGCAAACTTTCCTGATTTAAAATCTTTTTAA
- a CDS encoding aminotransferase class III-fold pyridoxal phosphate-dependent enzyme, translated as MKENSYLLPLYKRLDLGFVKGKKSVLFDENEKDYIDFASGVGVNSLGYANKKVLKTINKQAKRVLHTSNIYHIKPQEKCAKRIVNLSGFDMKCFFCNSGAEANESAIKLARKYGNTAFETPKYKIITIKNSFHGRTIATLKATAQEDKHKYFAPFPEGFVYANDIKEAISLIDDSTVAVMLELIQGEGGIFMQDVLLVKELEKVLKEKKLLLIIDEVQTGVYRSGEFLISQHFGIKPDIVTLAKGLASGIPIGVMMTSLKDVFTFGDHGSTFGGNFLSTATCNKVLKILEKYSDSGKLKQNIKFFDDYLAFFINKYPNLFLQKNGFGFMQGLVLKDEKKLNEIINSSLKNGLLVLKSGKNIIRFLPPIIISKKEMIKGFNRFEEVLENLI; from the coding sequence ATGAAAGAAAATAGTTATTTATTACCTTTATACAAGCGATTAGATCTTGGATTTGTAAAAGGAAAAAAATCTGTTTTATTTGATGAAAATGAAAAAGATTATATAGATTTTGCTTCAGGAGTTGGAGTAAATAGTTTAGGTTATGCAAATAAAAAAGTGTTAAAAACCATAAATAAACAAGCAAAAAGAGTTTTACATACTTCAAATATTTATCATATAAAACCACAAGAAAAGTGTGCTAAAAGAATAGTAAATTTAAGTGGTTTTGATATGAAATGCTTTTTTTGTAATAGTGGAGCTGAAGCAAATGAGAGTGCAATTAAACTTGCTAGAAAGTATGGAAATACAGCTTTTGAAACACCAAAATATAAAATTATTACTATAAAAAACTCTTTTCATGGAAGAACAATAGCAACTTTAAAAGCAACAGCTCAAGAGGATAAACATAAATATTTTGCTCCCTTCCCTGAGGGATTTGTTTATGCAAATGATATAAAAGAGGCTATCTCTTTGATTGATGATTCTACGGTTGCTGTTATGCTTGAGTTGATTCAAGGTGAGGGTGGAATTTTTATGCAAGATGTTCTTTTAGTAAAAGAACTAGAAAAAGTTTTAAAAGAGAAAAAACTACTTTTGATAATTGATGAAGTTCAAACGGGAGTTTATAGAAGTGGAGAGTTTTTAATTTCTCAACATTTTGGAATAAAACCTGATATTGTAACTTTAGCAAAAGGTTTAGCAAGTGGAATTCCAATTGGTGTTATGATGACAAGTTTGAAAGATGTTTTTACTTTTGGTGATCATGGTTCTACTTTTGGAGGAAATTTTTTATCGACAGCTACTTGTAATAAGGTTTTAAAAATCTTAGAAAAATATTCAGATAGTGGAAAATTAAAGCAAAATATCAAATTTTTTGATGATTATTTAGCTTTTTTTATAAATAAATATCCAAATTTATTTTTACAAAAAAATGGTTTTGGATTTATGCAAGGATTAGTTTTAAAAGATGAAAAGAAGTTAAATGAAATAATAAACTCTTCACTTAAAAATGGTCTTTTAGTTTTAAAATCAGGGAAAAATATTATTAGATTTTTACCTCCAATAATTATTTCAAAAAAAGAGATGATAAAAGGTTTTAATAGATTTGAAGAGGTTTTAGAAAATCTTATTTAA
- a CDS encoding aldose 1-epimerase family protein, translated as MNYEIKNEFIKAKIKSFGAELNSLQKCGKDLEYIWQGDAKYWARHSPILFPIVGRLKKDNYFYKNQKYNMSQHGFARDKEFEIIEQKDDFLEFRLCSDEKSLEIYPFDFELYLSYKLEKSSLIISYKVKNKSDEKMLFSIGAHPAFNWSLEKDLKKEDYFLEFEVNNSKRYFLNELGLVYDSMDLKFEDKKLFLNEELFKNDALVFNDLNIKNLIFKNIKNENFIKLNFENFPYLGIWSKPSGAPFLCIEPWFGVADENSSNQNLEEKKGMITLDKDEIFSCFYSIEV; from the coding sequence ATGAATTACGAAATAAAAAATGAGTTTATAAAAGCAAAAATCAAGTCTTTTGGAGCTGAACTTAATAGTTTACAAAAATGTGGCAAAGATTTAGAGTATATTTGGCAAGGTGATGCTAAATATTGGGCAAGACATTCTCCTATACTTTTTCCAATAGTTGGAAGATTAAAAAAGGATAATTATTTTTATAAAAATCAAAAATACAATATGAGCCAACATGGTTTTGCAAGGGATAAAGAGTTTGAAATTATAGAACAAAAAGATGATTTTTTAGAGTTTAGACTTTGTTCTGATGAAAAGAGTTTAGAAATTTATCCTTTTGATTTTGAGTTGTATTTGTCTTATAAACTTGAAAAAAGTAGTTTGATTATCTCTTACAAAGTAAAAAATAAAAGTGATGAAAAAATGCTTTTTTCAATTGGAGCTCATCCTGCTTTTAATTGGAGTTTAGAAAAGGATTTAAAAAAAGAGGATTATTTTTTAGAGTTTGAAGTAAACAATTCAAAAAGATATTTTTTAAATGAGTTGGGTTTAGTTTATGATAGTATGGATTTAAAATTTGAAGATAAAAAACTATTTTTAAATGAAGAACTTTTTAAAAATGATGCTTTGGTTTTTAATGATTTGAATATAAAAAATCTAATTTTTAAAAATATAAAAAATGAAAACTTTATAAAACTAAATTTTGAGAACTTTCCATATTTAGGTATTTGGTCAAAACCTAGTGGCGCACCTTTTTTATGTATAGAACCTTGGTTTGGAGTTGCTGATGAAAATAGTTCTAATCAAAATTTAGAAGAGAAAAAAGGAATGATAACTTTAGATAAAGATGAGATTTTTTCTTGTTTTTATAGTATTGAAGTTTAA
- a CDS encoding cation:proton antiporter: MENILFTLFLTISIATILNIILKKFGISHIIGYILTGTLISYGFNFNGVNNDSLELIAEFGIVFLMFTIGLEMSVDKIKKMKEILLLNGFLQVSISAILIYLVAFYIFHLSVEVSLIVSLAFSLSSTAIVLTYLKQSKDIHTPYGEKSTAILIFQDLAVIPILLLITFLTNDTLSISEVLTKTFISAFIIIVFMFTIGKNLISWLLKFASNSRIEELFLGAVLSIVIGTSLLAHELGFTYSLGAFIAGMIISDTNFSVKVESDIASYKDLLLGAFFFSVGTKIDALYFLYNVHIILLIFIAVMVIKALVVYVIIRRKSDKSTAVKSALALCQVGEFSFAIFALASSNNIISNETANFLILVSVLSMILTPFIVNNIYKLASYVVVEFYESDKITPIKAKNHVVICGFSILGRVIARDLSERNIPFVIISDDLRHVLLGRKLGYMAYFGHLDKLPVLESLKVDEASSVIITVSDTHIKRLICEAVLNFHKEANILLKIESIDEKAQLKDLNIKKFVHAHIEVGRLLVEEALSVRGENK; this comes from the coding sequence ATGGAAAATATATTATTTACGTTGTTTTTAACAATATCAATAGCAACAATTTTAAATATTATTTTAAAAAAGTTTGGGATTTCTCACATTATTGGTTATATTTTAACAGGAACACTAATAAGTTACGGTTTTAATTTTAATGGAGTTAATAATGACTCTTTGGAGTTAATTGCTGAGTTTGGAATTGTATTTTTGATGTTTACAATTGGTCTTGAGATGAGTGTTGATAAAATCAAAAAGATGAAAGAGATACTTTTATTAAATGGTTTTTTACAAGTAAGTATCAGTGCTATTTTGATTTATTTGGTGGCATTTTATATTTTTCATTTAAGTGTGGAAGTTTCACTTATTGTCTCTTTGGCTTTCTCTTTATCTTCAACGGCGATTGTTTTAACTTATTTAAAACAATCAAAAGATATTCATACTCCTTATGGAGAAAAATCAACAGCAATTTTGATATTTCAAGATTTAGCAGTAATTCCAATACTTTTGCTTATTACATTTTTGACAAATGATACTTTATCTATTAGTGAAGTTTTAACAAAAACGTTTATTTCAGCTTTTATAATAATTGTTTTTATGTTTACTATTGGAAAAAATCTTATCTCTTGGCTTTTAAAATTTGCTTCAAATAGTAGAATAGAAGAGTTATTTTTAGGAGCTGTTTTATCAATCGTTATTGGAACTTCACTTTTAGCTCATGAGTTGGGGTTTACTTACTCTTTGGGAGCTTTTATAGCTGGAATGATTATTTCTGATACAAATTTTAGTGTAAAAGTTGAATCAGATATCGCAAGTTATAAAGATTTACTTTTAGGGGCTTTTTTCTTTTCAGTTGGAACAAAAATAGATGCTTTATATTTTTTATATAATGTACATATTATTTTACTTATTTTTATTGCCGTAATGGTGATAAAAGCGTTAGTTGTTTATGTAATAATCAGAAGAAAATCAGATAAAAGTACAGCTGTAAAATCAGCACTTGCACTTTGTCAAGTAGGAGAATTTTCATTTGCAATATTTGCTCTTGCTTCAAGTAACAATATTATCTCTAATGAAACTGCAAACTTTTTGATTTTAGTTTCAGTATTATCAATGATTTTAACTCCATTTATTGTAAATAACATCTATAAATTGGCTTCATATGTAGTTGTTGAGTTTTATGAGTCAGATAAAATTACACCAATTAAAGCAAAAAATCACGTTGTAATTTGTGGTTTTTCAATTTTAGGAAGAGTAATAGCACGAGATTTAAGTGAAAGAAATATTCCTTTTGTAATTATCTCAGATGATTTAAGACATGTATTACTTGGAAGAAAATTGGGATATATGGCTTATTTTGGACACTTAGATAAACTTCCTGTTTTAGAGTCATTAAAAGTTGATGAAGCTTCAAGTGTGATTATAACGGTAAGTGATACTCATATAAAAAGATTGATTTGTGAAGCAGTTTTAAATTTTCATAAAGAAGCAAATATTTTATTGAAAATAGAATCAATAGATGAAAAAGCTCAATTAAAAGATTTAAATATTAAAAAATTTGTTCATGCTCATATTGAAGTTGGAAGATTATTGGTAGAAGAGGCTTTGAGTGTTCGAGGTGAAAACAAGTAG
- the blaOXA gene encoding class D beta-lactamase: MHKKIKLFFTILLLCNSFLFAKDTELENIFKNKQVEGTIVIESLNTKKIYIYNDKRAEMFFSPASTFKIPNSLIALNEGVVTKDSLIVWDKKIREYESWNKDQTLLTAFKSSCVWCYQEFASKIGVEKYKNYLKELDYGNKKIGDEITRFWLDESLKITTFEQIKFLKRFYTNDLPFKLEDMNSLKEIMIDEKSEDYIIRAKTGWEGKYGWYVGYVETKDDVWFFATNIDTKTKDDLPKRKAITIEALKIKGIIR; encoded by the coding sequence ATGCACAAAAAAATCAAACTCTTTTTTACAATACTTTTATTATGTAACTCTTTTTTATTTGCCAAAGATACAGAACTTGAAAATATCTTCAAAAATAAACAAGTTGAGGGAACTATTGTTATTGAATCTTTAAATACAAAAAAAATCTATATTTACAACGACAAAAGGGCTGAAATGTTTTTTAGTCCTGCTTCAACTTTTAAAATTCCAAACAGTTTAATTGCTTTAAATGAAGGTGTTGTAACAAAAGATTCTTTAATTGTTTGGGATAAAAAAATAAGAGAGTATGAATCTTGGAATAAAGACCAAACTTTATTAACTGCTTTTAAAAGTTCTTGTGTTTGGTGTTATCAAGAGTTTGCTTCAAAAATTGGAGTTGAAAAATATAAAAATTATCTAAAAGAATTGGATTATGGAAATAAAAAAATAGGTGATGAAATAACAAGATTTTGGTTAGATGAAAGTTTAAAAATAACAACATTTGAACAGATTAAATTTTTAAAACGATTCTATACAAATGATTTACCTTTTAAACTTGAAGATATGAACAGTTTAAAAGAGATAATGATAGATGAAAAAAGTGAAGATTATATAATCCGAGCCAAAACAGGTTGGGAAGGAAAATATGGCTGGTACGTGGGATATGTAGAGACAAAAGATGATGTTTGGTTTTTTGCTACAAACATAGATACAAAAACAAAAGATGATTTGCCAAAAAGAAAAGCAATTACTATTGAAGCTCTAAAAATCAAAGGGATTATTAGATGA
- a CDS encoding DUF6172 family protein, whose product MKKTFQINVTNKNRDRQVDSIKNEVRKYIKREKSKRPPEGFNFWAFDCKFGKTADEATEIKFVDVTKSIDFAASEGYDSFYLELIARADIKKVKEIEELEDDEEISE is encoded by the coding sequence ATGAAAAAAACGTTCCAAATAAATGTAACAAATAAAAATAGAGATAGACAAGTTGATTCAATCAAAAATGAAGTAAGAAAATATATCAAAAGAGAAAAAAGCAAAAGACCTCCTGAAGGTTTTAATTTTTGGGCTTTTGATTGTAAATTTGGTAAAACAGCCGATGAAGCTACTGAAATTAAATTTGTTGATGTAACAAAATCTATTGATTTTGCAGCAAGTGAAGGTTATGACAGCTTTTACTTAGAACTAATTGCAAGAGCTGACATTAAAAAAGTAAAAGAGATTGAAGAGTTAGAGGATGATGAAGAAATTTCTGAATAA
- a CDS encoding MOSC domain-containing protein, producing the protein MKIANVLYVKVGIVTSTKLENSKRKELVSGIKKYPVSKAYLTKTGFIDDFQADLAHHGGENKALFLFSQLTFQKINSHFNNIFDMTNMAYFGENLILSDICEKDICIGDVLKIGETKVQITQPRQPCWKLSVNTNQKEMTKFIFDSGFTGFYAKVLKEGEISQNDEVILEKRTNPNLTIEKLNQLIAFPISDESLVLEALNCKDLGKPFLESLAKKYKLKEKDEQFLSYHE; encoded by the coding sequence ATGAAAATAGCAAATGTTTTATATGTAAAAGTTGGAATAGTAACTTCTACAAAACTTGAAAATAGTAAACGAAAAGAGTTAGTTTCAGGTATCAAAAAATATCCAGTATCAAAAGCTTATCTTACAAAAACAGGTTTTATTGATGATTTTCAAGCTGATTTGGCTCATCATGGAGGAGAAAATAAAGCTTTGTTTTTATTTTCTCAATTAACTTTCCAAAAAATAAATTCTCATTTTAATAATATTTTTGATATGACAAATATGGCTTACTTTGGAGAAAATCTAATTTTATCTGATATTTGTGAAAAAGATATTTGTATTGGTGATGTTTTAAAAATAGGCGAAACAAAAGTTCAAATAACACAACCAAGGCAACCTTGTTGGAAATTAAGTGTAAATACAAACCAAAAAGAGATGACAAAATTTATTTTTGATAGTGGATTTACAGGTTTTTATGCAAAGGTTTTAAAAGAGGGCGAAATTTCACAAAATGATGAGGTTATTTTAGAAAAGAGGACAAATCCAAATTTGACAATAGAAAAACTAAATCAATTAATTGCTTTTCCAATTAGTGATGAAAGTTTGGTTTTAGAGGCTTTAAATTGCAAAGATTTGGGAAAACCATTTTTAGAATCATTGGCTAAAAAATATAAATTAAAAGAGAAAGACGAACAATTTTTGTCTTATCATGAATAG
- a CDS encoding serine hydroxymethyltransferase: MSYITNANLEQADNEVFSIIENELKRQTNHLEMIASENFTSPAVMQAMGSVFTNKYAEGYPYKRYYGGCEFADAVEQLAIDRACKIFGCSYANVQPHSGSQANGAVYAALLSAGDKILGMDLSHGGHLTHGSKPSFSGKNYSAFYYGVELDGRINYDKVMEIAKICQPKIIVCGASAYAREIDFKKFREIADAVGAILFADIAHIAGLVAAGEHPSPFPYADVVTTTTHKTLRGPRGGMIMTNDEEIAKKINSAIFPGLQGGPLVHVIAAKAVAFKEILDPSWKDYAKQVKANAKVLAQVLTKRGYDIVSGGTDNHLVLVSFLNKPFSGKDADAALGNAGITVNKNTVPGETRSPFITSGIRIGSPALTARGMKEKEFEIIANKICDVLDNIEDTNLHAKINKELEELASNFVIYNQSTF, translated from the coding sequence ATGAGTTATATAACAAACGCGAATTTAGAACAAGCAGATAATGAAGTATTTTCAATAATAGAAAATGAATTAAAAAGACAAACTAATCATCTTGAAATGATTGCATCTGAGAACTTTACTTCTCCTGCTGTTATGCAAGCTATGGGTTCTGTTTTTACTAACAAATATGCAGAAGGTTATCCTTACAAAAGATATTATGGTGGTTGTGAGTTTGCTGATGCTGTTGAGCAATTAGCAATTGACAGAGCTTGTAAAATCTTTGGTTGTTCTTATGCTAATGTTCAACCTCATTCAGGGAGCCAAGCTAATGGTGCTGTTTATGCTGCATTATTAAGTGCTGGTGATAAAATCTTAGGTATGGATTTATCTCATGGTGGACATTTAACTCATGGTTCAAAACCAAGTTTTTCTGGTAAAAACTATTCTGCATTTTATTATGGTGTAGAACTTGATGGAAGAATCAATTATGATAAAGTTATGGAAATAGCTAAAATTTGTCAACCAAAAATTATTGTTTGTGGTGCAAGTGCTTATGCTAGAGAAATTGACTTTAAAAAATTCAGAGAAATAGCTGATGCAGTTGGTGCTATTTTATTTGCTGATATTGCACATATTGCTGGTCTTGTTGCTGCTGGTGAACATCCAAGTCCATTCCCTTATGCTGATGTTGTAACAACTACTACTCATAAGACTTTAAGAGGTCCAAGAGGTGGTATGATTATGACAAATGATGAAGAGATTGCTAAAAAAATTAATAGTGCAATTTTCCCAGGATTACAAGGTGGACCACTTGTTCATGTAATTGCTGCAAAAGCAGTAGCATTTAAAGAAATTTTAGATCCATCATGGAAAGATTATGCAAAACAAGTAAAAGCGAATGCAAAAGTATTAGCCCAAGTTCTTACAAAAAGAGGATATGATATTGTTTCAGGTGGAACAGATAATCACTTAGTATTAGTAAGTTTTTTAAATAAACCATTTTCAGGAAAAGATGCAGATGCAGCTTTAGGAAATGCAGGGATTACAGTAAATAAAAACACAGTTCCAGGTGAAACAAGAAGTCCATTTATAACTTCAGGAATTAGAATAGGAAGCCCAGCATTAACAGCTAGAGGTATGAAAGAAAAAGAGTTTGAAATAATAGCAAACAAAATTTGTGATGTATTAGATAACATTGAAGATACAAATTTACATGCTAAAATCAACAAAGAGTTAGAAGAACTTGCTTCAAACTTTGTGATTTACAATCAATCTACTTTTTAG
- a CDS encoding bifunctional helix-turn-helix domain-containing protein/methylated-DNA--[protein]-cysteine S-methyltransferase, giving the protein MPTLDTTYKQIEKAIKYIDENFKEHPSVDEVAKNIGMSKYHFIRVFKEYVGVTPKQFLHCVTLNYAKEHIKESKSILDSSLDIGLSSTSRLHELFVNLIGVTPKEWKEKGKDVQITYGFGQTPFGEALIGFTDKGICYLGFIDDNKKDIFQRFNELWENANLVFDEKLACEYLENIFVKNQKYPLLVKGTNLQINVWKALLNLPNGIVATYQDIANYLDKPKAVRAVASAIGRNHIGYLIPCHRVIAKSGAMSGYRWGIERKKILIAYESVNNNDK; this is encoded by the coding sequence ATGCCTACTTTAGATACTACTTATAAACAAATTGAAAAAGCTATAAAATATATAGATGAAAACTTCAAAGAACACCCAAGTGTGGATGAAGTTGCCAAAAATATAGGTATGAGCAAATATCATTTTATAAGAGTATTCAAAGAGTATGTAGGTGTTACTCCAAAACAATTTTTACATTGTGTAACCCTAAATTATGCAAAAGAACACATCAAAGAGTCCAAATCCATACTAGACAGTAGTTTGGATATTGGACTATCTAGCACAAGCAGACTTCACGAACTTTTTGTAAATTTGATTGGAGTAACTCCAAAAGAGTGGAAAGAAAAAGGAAAAGATGTACAAATCACTTATGGTTTTGGACAAACACCTTTTGGTGAAGCACTAATTGGATTTACCGATAAAGGTATTTGTTATTTAGGTTTTATTGATGACAATAAAAAAGATATTTTCCAAAGATTTAATGAACTTTGGGAAAATGCAAATCTAGTTTTTGATGAAAAACTTGCATGTGAATATTTAGAAAATATCTTTGTAAAAAACCAAAAATACCCTCTTTTAGTAAAAGGAACAAATCTTCAAATAAATGTTTGGAAAGCTTTATTAAATCTTCCAAATGGAATTGTTGCAACTTATCAAGATATTGCAAACTACTTAGATAAACCAAAAGCTGTACGAGCAGTTGCAAGTGCTATTGGAAGAAATCATATTGGATATTTAATTCCTTGCCACAGAGTCATAGCAAAAAGTGGAGCTATGAGTGGATATAGATGGGGCATTGAAAGAAAAAAAATTTTAATAGCCTACGAATCAGTTAATAATAACGATAAGTAG